One segment of Anomalospiza imberbis isolate Cuckoo-Finch-1a 21T00152 chromosome 2, ASM3175350v1, whole genome shotgun sequence DNA contains the following:
- the LOC137468916 gene encoding chromodomain-helicase-DNA-binding protein 1-like isoform X1 produces the protein MSRFFQALRRAGGARAGDPGVQEADVLRWGLTGIKLRPYQLEGVNWLVQCYEVQHGCMLGDEMGLGKTCQAISLLFYLTKKLSSKERFLILCPLSVLSNWKEELERFAPGLSFITYVGNKEERPKLQENLKRDSHFHALLTAYEICLKDAAFLKSFNWAALVVDEAHRLKNQNSLLYKTVSEFSIGFSLLLTGTPVQNSLQELYSLLSLIEPDIFPQEQVEEFVEYYQVIEKESEPAKELHSLLQPFLLRRVKSEVAAELPKKVEVVLYHGMSALQKKYYKAILTKDLDAFENETGRKVTLQNVLIQLRKCVAHPYLFNDRKALFSFGTKKNNFLDLYSGFLLLV, from the exons ATGTCCCGCTTCTTCCAGGCGCTCCGCCGCGCCGGCGGCGCCCGGGCCGGGGATCCGGGCGTGCAGGAGGCGGACGTGCTGCGGTGGGGGCTGACAG gcATTAAACTTCGTCCCTATCAATTAGAAGGTGTAAACTGGCTGGTGCAATGCTATGAAGTCCAGCATGGCTGTATGCTGGGTGATGAGATGGGCCTTGGGAAGACTTGTCAG GCCATTTCTCTACTTTTTTATTTGACAAAAAAGTTATCCAGCAAAGAGAGATTTCTGATACTTTGTCCTCTGTCAGTTCTGAGCAACTGGaaggaagagctggagag GTTTGCTCCTGGTCTTTCTTTCATAACATATGTAGGCAACAAGGAAGAGCGACCTAAACTGCAGGAGAATCTGAAACGGGACTCTCACTTCCATGCACTCCTGACAGCATACGAG ATTTGCCTGAAAGATGCAGCATTTCTAAAGTC CTTTAACTGGGCTGCCTTGGTTGTAGATGAAGCTCACAgactgaaaaatcaaaattctCTGCTTTACAAGACAGTTTCTGAG ttctcaaTAGGCTTCAGCCTGCTACTCACAGGCACTCCAGTCCAGAACAGCCTCCAGGAACTGTACTCCTTACTCAGCCTTATTGAACCTGACATCTTTCCCCAGGAACAAGTGGAAGAGTTTGTTGAGTATTACCAAGTTATTGAAAAGGAGAGTGAGCCAG CCAAAGAATTGCACAGTCTTCTGCAGCCATTTCTACTTCGGAGAGTCAAATCTGaggtggctgcagagctgccaaaGAAGGTGGAAGTAGTTCTGTACCATGGAATGTCAGCTCTGCAGAAGAAGTATTACAAGGCCATTTTGACAAAAGATCTAG atgcatttgaaaatgaaacagGAAGGAAGGTTACACTCCAGAATGTCTTAATTCAGCTTCGGAAATGTGTTGCTCACCCATACCTCTTCAATGATAGGAAAGCACTGTTCTCttttggaacaaaaaaaaataactttcttGATTTATACAGTGGTTTTCTATTATTAGTGTAA
- the LOC137468916 gene encoding chromodomain-helicase-DNA-binding protein 1-like isoform X2, with protein sequence MLGDEMGLGKTCQAISLLFYLTKKLSSKERFLILCPLSVLSNWKEELERFAPGLSFITYVGNKEERPKLQENLKRDSHFHALLTAYEICLKDAAFLKSFNWAALVVDEAHRLKNQNSLLYKTVSEFSIGFSLLLTGTPVQNSLQELYSLLSLIEPDIFPQEQVEEFVEYYQVIEKESEPAKELHSLLQPFLLRRVKSEVAAELPKKVEVVLYHGMSALQKKYYKAILTKDLDAFENETGRKVTLQNVLIQLRKCVAHPYLFNDRKALFSFGTKKNNFLDLYSGFLLLV encoded by the exons ATGCTGGGTGATGAGATGGGCCTTGGGAAGACTTGTCAG GCCATTTCTCTACTTTTTTATTTGACAAAAAAGTTATCCAGCAAAGAGAGATTTCTGATACTTTGTCCTCTGTCAGTTCTGAGCAACTGGaaggaagagctggagag GTTTGCTCCTGGTCTTTCTTTCATAACATATGTAGGCAACAAGGAAGAGCGACCTAAACTGCAGGAGAATCTGAAACGGGACTCTCACTTCCATGCACTCCTGACAGCATACGAG ATTTGCCTGAAAGATGCAGCATTTCTAAAGTC CTTTAACTGGGCTGCCTTGGTTGTAGATGAAGCTCACAgactgaaaaatcaaaattctCTGCTTTACAAGACAGTTTCTGAG ttctcaaTAGGCTTCAGCCTGCTACTCACAGGCACTCCAGTCCAGAACAGCCTCCAGGAACTGTACTCCTTACTCAGCCTTATTGAACCTGACATCTTTCCCCAGGAACAAGTGGAAGAGTTTGTTGAGTATTACCAAGTTATTGAAAAGGAGAGTGAGCCAG CCAAAGAATTGCACAGTCTTCTGCAGCCATTTCTACTTCGGAGAGTCAAATCTGaggtggctgcagagctgccaaaGAAGGTGGAAGTAGTTCTGTACCATGGAATGTCAGCTCTGCAGAAGAAGTATTACAAGGCCATTTTGACAAAAGATCTAG atgcatttgaaaatgaaacagGAAGGAAGGTTACACTCCAGAATGTCTTAATTCAGCTTCGGAAATGTGTTGCTCACCCATACCTCTTCAATGATAGGAAAGCACTGTTCTCttttggaacaaaaaaaaataactttcttGATTTATACAGTGGTTTTCTATTATTAGTGTAA